In the genome of Ignavibacteria bacterium, one region contains:
- the aceE gene encoding pyruvate dehydrogenase (acetyl-transferring), homodimeric type → MAENKDKEFDKEYIDQENKEWLSSLDYVFETEGPERVSELLKKLQLHAQNIGVKTFFTANTPYINTIHAGDQPPYPGNRELERRIKSIIRWNAMAMVVKANRELSGIGGHISTYASAATLYEVAFNHFFRGKGDKHDGDLIYFQGHATPGIYARAFLEGRITEKELENFRRELQTDGKGLSSYPHPWLMPGFWEFPTVSMGLAPIMSIYQARFNHYLMDRGIKDTSKQKVWAFLGDGETDEPESLGAITLASREKLDNLIFVINCNLQRLDGPVRGNGKIIQELEAAFRGAGWNVIKVIWGSDWDPLLAKDKDDLLAKRMFEVPDGQFQKYTVSSGDYIRKDFFGKYPELLELVKNYSDEQLRKLGRGGHDPAKVFAAYKAAVEHKGAPTVILAQTIKGYGLGESGEGRNITHQQKKLNEDELKEFRSRFSIPVSDEDIAATPFYKPSDDSQEIQYLKEKREKLNGFVPKRIVEVAEMKMPDEKIFEDFKAGSGERTAATTMAFVQLLAKLLKDKNIGKYIVPIIPDEARTFGMESLFRQVGIYAHAGQLYEPVDKDSLLYYKEAKNGQILEEGITEAGSMSSFIAAGTAYASHGVNMIPFFIYYSMFGFQRIGDLIWAAGDMRTKGFLLGGTAGRTTLAGEGLQHQDGNSHVLAFPIPNLKAYDPAFAYEVAVIIKDGIRRMYHNNEDIFYYLTLMNETYKMPKMPEGVEEGILKGIYRFKKSDNKKKNKVHLFGSGTILNEAIKAAGVLEEKYNASVDVWSITSYKELYMDATEVERWNMLHPGEKQKEAYVKQVLKNETGVFVAASDYLKMLPSSIDNWFPGDLYILGTDGFGRSEGRAELRDFFEVDWRYITVSALNGLAKEDKIKIDVVKQAIKDFGINPEKPNPVTV, encoded by the coding sequence ATGGCTGAAAATAAAGATAAAGAATTTGACAAAGAATACATTGACCAGGAAAATAAGGAATGGCTAAGTTCTCTTGATTATGTATTTGAAACCGAAGGTCCTGAACGCGTCAGCGAGCTTCTCAAAAAACTTCAATTACACGCGCAAAACATAGGGGTAAAAACGTTTTTCACTGCAAATACTCCTTACATTAATACCATACACGCCGGAGATCAGCCGCCATATCCCGGCAATCGCGAACTCGAACGCCGCATAAAAAGTATCATCCGGTGGAATGCTATGGCAATGGTTGTCAAAGCCAACCGTGAGCTTAGCGGTATCGGCGGACATATTTCGACCTATGCATCTGCAGCTACATTGTATGAAGTGGCATTTAATCATTTCTTCCGGGGCAAAGGCGACAAACATGATGGTGATTTAATTTATTTTCAGGGACACGCTACTCCTGGAATTTATGCACGAGCATTTCTCGAAGGACGCATCACAGAAAAAGAATTAGAAAATTTCAGGCGAGAGCTTCAAACAGACGGAAAAGGTCTTTCATCTTATCCGCATCCGTGGCTGATGCCGGGCTTCTGGGAATTCCCCACCGTATCTATGGGGCTTGCTCCTATAATGTCAATCTATCAGGCAAGATTTAATCATTACCTGATGGACAGAGGCATCAAAGATACCTCAAAACAAAAAGTCTGGGCTTTCCTTGGCGACGGTGAAACTGATGAACCTGAATCACTCGGAGCAATTACACTTGCATCACGCGAAAAACTTGACAATCTGATTTTTGTAATTAACTGCAATCTTCAGCGTCTTGATGGACCTGTCCGTGGTAACGGAAAAATCATTCAGGAGCTTGAAGCGGCATTCAGAGGCGCGGGATGGAACGTAATAAAAGTTATTTGGGGAAGCGATTGGGACCCGTTGTTGGCAAAAGATAAAGACGACCTGCTCGCAAAAAGAATGTTTGAAGTGCCTGACGGGCAGTTTCAAAAATATACGGTATCGAGCGGTGATTACATCCGCAAAGATTTCTTCGGAAAATATCCGGAGCTGTTAGAATTAGTAAAAAATTACTCAGATGAGCAATTGAGAAAACTCGGACGAGGCGGACATGACCCTGCAAAAGTTTTTGCTGCGTATAAAGCTGCCGTCGAGCATAAAGGCGCACCGACTGTAATTCTTGCACAGACAATAAAGGGGTACGGGCTCGGTGAATCAGGCGAAGGAAGAAACATTACTCACCAGCAGAAAAAACTCAACGAAGACGAATTAAAAGAATTCAGAAGCAGATTTTCTATTCCGGTTTCTGATGAAGATATTGCGGCTACTCCGTTTTATAAACCATCAGATGACAGTCAGGAAATTCAATACCTAAAAGAAAAACGCGAAAAGCTAAACGGGTTCGTTCCGAAAAGAATTGTCGAAGTAGCAGAAATGAAAATGCCCGATGAAAAGATATTTGAAGATTTCAAAGCCGGCTCAGGCGAGCGCACTGCCGCAACCACAATGGCTTTTGTTCAGCTTCTTGCAAAGCTTTTGAAAGATAAAAACATAGGTAAATATATCGTGCCGATTATTCCCGATGAAGCAAGAACGTTCGGTATGGAATCACTTTTCAGACAGGTCGGTATTTATGCTCACGCAGGACAATTATATGAACCTGTTGATAAAGACAGCTTGCTGTATTATAAAGAAGCAAAGAACGGACAAATTCTTGAAGAAGGAATTACGGAAGCGGGCTCGATGTCGTCATTCATTGCTGCAGGAACTGCTTATGCCTCGCATGGCGTTAATATGATTCCATTCTTCATATATTACTCGATGTTTGGATTCCAGAGAATCGGTGATTTAATATGGGCAGCGGGTGATATGCGCACAAAAGGATTTTTACTTGGCGGAACAGCCGGCAGAACAACACTTGCAGGCGAAGGACTTCAGCATCAGGATGGCAACAGCCACGTGCTTGCATTCCCTATCCCGAATTTAAAAGCATATGACCCTGCATTTGCATATGAAGTTGCAGTCATTATTAAAGACGGGATAAGAAGGATGTATCATAACAACGAAGATATTTTTTATTATCTTACTTTGATGAATGAAACTTACAAAATGCCAAAAATGCCTGAAGGTGTAGAAGAAGGTATCCTGAAAGGAATTTATAGATTCAAGAAATCAGACAACAAAAAGAAAAATAAGGTTCATTTATTCGGAAGCGGAACCATCTTGAACGAAGCAATTAAAGCGGCCGGAGTACTTGAAGAAAAATACAATGCTTCGGTTGACGTATGGAGCATTACAAGCTACAAGGAGCTTTACATGGATGCAACCGAAGTTGAAAGATGGAATATGCTTCATCCCGGCGAGAAACAAAAAGAAGCTTATGTCAAACAGGTGCTAAAGAATGAGACCGGCGTATTCGTTGCTGCATCAGATTATTTAAAGATGCTTCCATCTTCTATTGACAATTGGTTCCCCGGCGATTTGTATATTTTAGGAACTGACGGATTCGGAAGAAGTGAAGGCCGTGCCGAACTGCGCGATTTCTTTGAAGTTGACTGGAGATACATAACCGTTTCTGCGCTCAATGGTCTTGCTAAGGAAGACAAAATAAAAATTGATGTTGTGAAACAGGCGATAAAAGATTTTGGAATTAATCCGGAAAAACCAAATCCGGTAACAGTATAA
- a CDS encoding 2-oxo acid dehydrogenase subunit E2: MAKEVVLPEISENIDSGDVTKVLVKIGDTIEVDQPVIEVETEKASFEVPSTVAGKVTEINVKEGDKIKVGSVIVKVEESGGGKSDEKSDEKSEKKSEDKKESKEDSKEEKSKPKEEDTDNEQSEEEKNIEEEEKDEADEDEIEEESKKEIKASEDKKSVKKEDKKEEKPKEESKEKSAPSKVVPASPSVRRLARELGVDLSDIQGSGGSGRITEDDVKKHIKTTMSSGGGGKVSPATAIKLPDFSKWGDIEIEKMSNVRKKTAETMLNSWNSVPQVTQFDKADITSLEEFRKKNADEVKKQGGNLTMTAILVKVITLALQKFPNFNTSIDLSNQTIINKKYYNIGIAVDTDRGLLVPVIKNTDSKGLTEISIELTQLAEKARSKKITLDEMDGGTFTISNLGGIGGTNFSPIVYSPQVAILGVSRASKEAVYVDDKFEPRLMLPLSLSYDHRIIDGADAARFLRWVCGSLENLFNLFL, encoded by the coding sequence ATGGCAAAAGAAGTAGTACTACCTGAAATATCCGAAAATATTGATTCGGGTGATGTAACCAAAGTTCTCGTTAAAATAGGAGATACAATTGAAGTTGACCAGCCTGTGATTGAGGTAGAGACTGAGAAAGCATCTTTTGAAGTTCCTTCAACCGTTGCGGGAAAAGTAACGGAGATTAATGTCAAAGAAGGCGACAAGATTAAAGTCGGCAGCGTGATTGTTAAGGTTGAAGAAAGCGGCGGCGGAAAATCTGATGAAAAATCGGATGAGAAATCTGAAAAGAAATCCGAAGATAAGAAAGAATCTAAAGAGGATTCTAAAGAAGAAAAGTCAAAGCCAAAAGAAGAAGACACTGACAACGAACAAAGCGAAGAGGAAAAAAATATAGAGGAAGAAGAAAAGGATGAAGCCGATGAGGATGAAATTGAAGAAGAATCAAAGAAAGAAATAAAAGCTTCTGAAGATAAAAAATCCGTAAAAAAAGAAGACAAAAAAGAAGAGAAACCAAAAGAAGAGTCCAAAGAAAAATCTGCTCCTTCAAAAGTAGTTCCTGCTTCGCCGTCCGTTAGACGTTTAGCGCGTGAGCTTGGTGTTGACTTATCCGACATACAAGGAAGCGGCGGAAGCGGCAGAATAACCGAAGATGATGTTAAGAAACATATAAAGACAACTATGTCTTCAGGCGGAGGCGGTAAGGTATCTCCTGCGACTGCAATCAAACTTCCTGATTTTTCCAAATGGGGGGATATTGAAATCGAAAAGATGTCTAACGTCCGCAAAAAAACTGCAGAGACAATGCTTAACTCATGGAACTCCGTTCCGCAGGTAACACAGTTCGATAAAGCCGACATCACTTCACTCGAGGAGTTCAGAAAGAAAAATGCTGATGAGGTAAAAAAGCAGGGCGGCAATCTTACGATGACTGCTATTCTTGTGAAGGTCATTACTCTTGCTTTGCAGAAATTCCCGAATTTTAACACAAGCATTGATTTATCAAATCAAACGATTATAAACAAGAAGTATTATAACATAGGTATTGCGGTTGATACCGACAGAGGACTTCTTGTTCCTGTAATTAAAAACACTGACAGCAAAGGGCTCACTGAAATTTCAATCGAGCTTACTCAGCTTGCCGAAAAAGCTCGCAGTAAAAAAATCACTCTCGATGAAATGGACGGCGGAACGTTCACCATCTCAAATCTTGGCGGTATAGGCGGAACAAATTTTTCTCCGATTGTTTATTCACCGCAAGTTGCAATACTTGGAGTTTCAAGAGCAAGCAAAGAAGCAGTTTATGTTGATGATAAATTCGAACCGAGATTGATGCTTCCGTTATCGCTTTCGTATGACCATAGAATAATTGATGGCGCCGACGCAGCAAGATTCCTTCGTTGGGTCTGCGGCTCGCTGGAAAATTTATTTAATTTGTTTTTATAA